The genomic stretch ATTGCTGTCCATACTCTGTAGAAGGAGCAATAATCGCGAAAGTTTTCAATCCCAGAGTCTGTACCGCATATTCAGCCATGGCTACAGCTTTACGTTCTCTGGTGGATCGGTATTGGAAAATGCCTTTGGATAGGTTGGTCAGGTGATTTTCAGTCGCCGTTGGGGCAATAATGGGAATAGAGTGACCTTCCAGCACGGCAGCGGTGCCTTTGACATTTTCATTGGTTAAGGGACCTATCATGGCGATGACCCGAGGATCATCTCTTACCTGTCTGGCAATATTGATGGTCTCAGATAATTTGCTTTCATTATCGTAGATGTGCAGCTCAATCCCCTGATCCGTACTATCCATGTAGTTCATCGCTGAAAATTTTATCCCATCCAGGATTGTGCTCCCTATATCACCGAGAGGTCCAGTCAGTGGAAGAACGACAGCCACGTGGAGTGTATCAGTCTGATTTGACCCAAATTTATTATAAAGAGAGATTGCTTTTTTGCGGAGATCATCATCCTTGATATAGGGACGCATATTGAAGAGAATACTAATTGATTCCCCTTTATTCCCATCTTTGATAAAGCGCTCGGCTACGAGGAGAGACACATACTGGCCTGTCCTATCAATTGATCTGCCTGCCAGCGCATGCAAATCATCCACATCACAAGCTGTGGCAATGAGTGATTCGGCGAATTCGCGAGCTGCTTTTCTTATTTTTTTGTCTTTGGTTGTGATGGCAGAAGATGCAAAATACCAGGCTGCTTCACGGGCATCGCCTAGATCAAGATGGATCTCACCAATGAGAAATTCAAGGTCATCCAGATAATTACTGCCAGGGTAGGAAGCGGGGAAGTCGCGGGCGAGCATAAGGGCACGCTGACTGAATCCCAGTTTATTGTAGCATCTAATTCTCATGTAGGACGAGGCAGAACGTTGGGGATTGAGTGAGTCTTCCTCATCTGCCAATTCAGCAAATACTCGCAAAGCCTCCCAATACGCTCCCTTATTATAAAGTGAGACCCCATCCTTAAAATCAGGTCGTGCTCCAAAAATGAAGAGGGGAACGAGTAAAATTAGAAGTTTCCTCATGAATTACTCCACCGTTACGCTCTTTGCTAAGTTTCTAGGTTGATCCACGTTGCAACCACGCTCTACAGCAATATAATAGGAGAGAAGTTGCAGGGGTATGACGTTCAAAATAGGAGCTGTAAATGATAAGGCCGCTGGAACGTAGAGGACATGGTCTGCTATATCCTTGATTCTGGTATCCCCTTCTGTGGCCAGGGCAATGACTCGTCCATGTCTGGCTTTAACTTCTTCGATATTACTGATAATTTTATCATAAGTCTTGTCCTGGGGAGCTATGGCAACAATGGGCATGGATTTGTCAATCAAGGCAATGGGACCATGTTTCATCTCAGCAGCAGGATATCCTTCAGCATGGATATATGAAATTTCTTTGAGTTTGAGTGCTCCCTCAAGGGCAACAGGAAAGTTGACGCCGCGACCCAGATATAAAAAGTTTGCAGCATCTGAGTACAATTTAGCGATTTCAGCAATTTGTTCAGCTTGCTTCAATACCCATTCAACATTCTCTGGAAGTTTCTGCATGGCCTGACTAATCTCAAGCCCATCCTCCCTGCTCATCCCCATCAACCGGGCGAGTTTCAGGGTGAGTAATGACAATACGGTCACCTGGGATGTAAACGCTTTGGTGGATGCGACGCCAATTTCTGGACCAGCATGGATATAAACGCCAGCTTCCGTTTCTCTGGCAATTGAACTCCCGACGACATTGCATATTCCCAGGACGGTTGCCTCACGGGTCTTGGCTTCCTGGATGGCAGCCAAGGTGTCTGCCGTTTCTCCTGACTGACTGATGGCGAATACAATTGATTTTGCATCCACCAGGGGTTCCCGGTAGCGAAATTCACTGGCATACTCAACTTCGCAAGGTATACGGGCGAATTGCTCAAACATCATCTCACCAATCAGCGCGGCATGCCAGGACGTCCCACAGGCCGTAAAATAGCGTTGATCTGCGTGTAGTATTGAGCCAATCATATGATCGATACCACCCAGATGGGCATCCCCTGTCTCGGGAAGTAAGCGCCCCCGCATGGCATCATAGATAGTCTGTGGCTGGCTAAAAATCTCCTTAAGCATAAAATGCTCGTAGCCACCTTTCTCAACTTCCTCAAGATTAAAGGTGATTTTATGAATTTTTTTATCAACGGGTTCATCATCACCAGAATAGGTCTTCACTCCTTCTGGTGTCAGGATTCCTATTTCCTCATTATCAAGGTAAATGACATCCTTTGAATATTGGAGAATGGCAGCCACATCGGAGGCCACATAGAATTCACCATCACCCACTGCCATAATGAGGGGTGCACCTTTGCGAGTGCAGACAATTTTTTCCGGTTCATCCGTATGGATAACAGCCAGTCCATAAGCACCAACAACATGGGAGAGAGCTTCTCTTACAGCATGTTCAAGATTGCCACGATATGCCTGGCTAACCAGGGCAGCTATCACCTCTGTGTCGGTCTCACTGCTAAATTCATAGCCAGAGCTGATTAGTCCATCTCTGAGCACCTTATAATTTTCGATGATTCCATTGTGGACCAGGGCTACTTTCCCGTCTTGACTGGTGTGGGGATGCGCATTTGAAATGGTAGGTGGACCATGTGTGGCCCAGCGTGTGTGTCCGATTGCCACATTACTGCCCATTTTTTGACGGGCCAAAAGCCCCTGCAGCTCGTCAACTTTGCCAGTCACCTTTTCCAAAATCATTTTTTCAGAATCCATCATGGCGATACCACAGGAGTCATAACCCCTGTACTCCAATCGCTGTAAACCCTGAATGACGACAGGAATTGCATTATTTTTACCGATGTAACCAACTATTCCACACATATTTTACCTACTATAGTTTTCTGCTAACAAATGGAGTCAGGAATTAAATGTTACTCCCACTCAATAGTTCCAGGTGGCTTTGAGGTCACATCATAAACAACCCGGTTCACGCCACTCACTGAATTAACTATTTTGCTGGAGATATCTGCAATGATTTCATAAGGAATTCTGACCCAATCAGCTGTCATTCCATCCAAACTGTGAACAGCTCTAATGGCTAACACGTTTTCGTAAGTGCGCTTATCCCCCATAACACCTACGGTTTGAATGGGAAGTAAGACAGTGAAAGCCTGCCATATTTTATCATACCATCCAGTTTCATAAAGTTTATCTATAAATATTTGATCAGCGGCTCTCAATATGCGTAGCCGATCTTCGCTCACAGCTCCCAGACAACGTACAGCCAGACCGGGTCCTGGGAATGGATGTCGCCCAATTATTTTAACCGGCACATTTAAAACTCTGCCAACAGCCCTAACTTCATCTTTAAAGAGTTCGTTAAAGGGTTCGATAACCTTCAAGGCCATTTTCTCTGGAAGACCACCAACATTATGGTGACTTTTAATCGTAACTGCATGTCCCGTCAATGAACCACTTTCGATGACATCTGGATACAGGGTCCCCTGGGCCAGAAAGTCAATGCCCTGGATTTCTCTGGCAACTTCTTCAAAGGCTTCTATAAAGACCCTTCCAATAATTTTACGCTTTTTTTCAGGCTCAGTCACTCCTTCGAGTTCTGAGAGGAAAGCTTCAGTATAATCATGCTGGTAAATTTTTACATGGGAGGCTTCAAAAAGTGATTTTACTTCTTCCGTCTCATGTTCACGCAACAGGCCATTATTGATAAATACAGGTACACAATTATCACCAATGGCTTCATGCATGAGAAATGCAAGTACAGAAGAATCGACCCCACCACTTAAACCAAGCAAAACCTTCCCGTCACCCACAGTAGCTTGAATTTCCTTAATAGCCGCATCAACGAAGCTGGACGAGGTCCAATCA from Candidatus Neomarinimicrobiota bacterium encodes the following:
- a CDS encoding penicillin-binding protein activator — translated: MRKLLILLVPLFIFGARPDFKDGVSLYNKGAYWEALRVFAELADEEDSLNPQRSASSYMRIRCYNKLGFSQRALMLARDFPASYPGSNYLDDLEFLIGEIHLDLGDAREAAWYFASSAITTKDKKIRKAAREFAESLIATACDVDDLHALAGRSIDRTGQYVSLLVAERFIKDGNKGESISILFNMRPYIKDDDLRKKAISLYNKFGSNQTDTLHVAVVLPLTGPLGDIGSTILDGIKFSAMNYMDSTDQGIELHIYDNESKLSETINIARQVRDDPRVIAMIGPLTNENVKGTAAVLEGHSIPIIAPTATENHLTNLSKGIFQYRSTRERKAVAMAEYAVQTLGLKTFAIIAPSTEYGQQFADNFAMRVDEMGGIIQYQGWYVGEPTDLSKVHFRRIREQGLEELYTKFQADSLRLDSLLIGMLTEGDSINIYEEQLNPIFKKSRPTRGDSLGVKLSHIDGIFFPIHEGNMRYILYQLASNNLVTHILGDENWLDKDALKKDASYIKDLTVVAGDRLGFQKMSPAFSDEYVRIFKHRPDQYDYLGYDVMGMLLESAQYAGGSGSKLWEVMINAPIYEGLVHQVQWGGATRRENDLVFLMDYVENSFELTGYYDNSGFFSMDSLDTGILDMESTSEIE
- the glmS gene encoding glutamine--fructose-6-phosphate transaminase (isomerizing), giving the protein MCGIVGYIGKNNAIPVVIQGLQRLEYRGYDSCGIAMMDSEKMILEKVTGKVDELQGLLARQKMGSNVAIGHTRWATHGPPTISNAHPHTSQDGKVALVHNGIIENYKVLRDGLISSGYEFSSETDTEVIAALVSQAYRGNLEHAVREALSHVVGAYGLAVIHTDEPEKIVCTRKGAPLIMAVGDGEFYVASDVAAILQYSKDVIYLDNEEIGILTPEGVKTYSGDDEPVDKKIHKITFNLEEVEKGGYEHFMLKEIFSQPQTIYDAMRGRLLPETGDAHLGGIDHMIGSILHADQRYFTACGTSWHAALIGEMMFEQFARIPCEVEYASEFRYREPLVDAKSIVFAISQSGETADTLAAIQEAKTREATVLGICNVVGSSIARETEAGVYIHAGPEIGVASTKAFTSQVTVLSLLTLKLARLMGMSREDGLEISQAMQKLPENVEWVLKQAEQIAEIAKLYSDAANFLYLGRGVNFPVALEGALKLKEISYIHAEGYPAAEMKHGPIALIDKSMPIVAIAPQDKTYDKIISNIEEVKARHGRVIALATEGDTRIKDIADHVLYVPAALSFTAPILNVIPLQLLSYYIAVERGCNVDQPRNLAKSVTVE
- the guaA gene encoding glutamine-hydrolyzing GMP synthase; the protein is MHELVLILDFGSQYTQLIARRIREEQVYCRIERSDLSATEIQTMGAKALVLSGGPNSIFEAHAPQVDPAIFELGIPILGVCYGLQIMAQHFKGNVIPGETREYGPMGIQFPAKSPLFEGVSEGSQVWMSHGDHVETIPENFSIIARSSGNLIAGISNESKDFYGVQFHPEVNHTVQGQTIISNFLFKIADFSRDWTSSSFVDAAIKEIQATVGDGKVLLGLSGGVDSSVLAFLMHEAIGDNCVPVFINNGLLREHETEEVKSLFEASHVKIYQHDYTEAFLSELEGVTEPEKKRKIIGRVFIEAFEEVAREIQGIDFLAQGTLYPDVIESGSLTGHAVTIKSHHNVGGLPEKMALKVIEPFNELFKDEVRAVGRVLNVPVKIIGRHPFPGPGLAVRCLGAVSEDRLRILRAADQIFIDKLYETGWYDKIWQAFTVLLPIQTVGVMGDKRTYENVLAIRAVHSLDGMTADWVRIPYEIIADISSKIVNSVSGVNRVVYDVTSKPPGTIEWE